In a single window of the Etheostoma spectabile isolate EspeVRDwgs_2016 chromosome 3, UIUC_Espe_1.0, whole genome shotgun sequence genome:
- the LOC116671608 gene encoding protocadherin Fat 4 — protein sequence MMDSTRHCRKYTTLLFHFLVFNTTSSHEPLSGNTVNGSIEGQLADTVSGPSWYFTSIDAVPKHGTVGLHSHNRWGTQMAFSRTVHSFEVKEDTLPGTVVGKVETVFDGLTPITYSVQEDDGENLFLLSPFSGEFLLSRSLDFEAQRFYILTVVVQQGDSQVSSVRVYFNVLDVNDNPPVFSQDAFSASLLEDTRVGTCFLFLNVSDKDDGKCKSTI from the exons ATGATGGACTCTACTCGACACTGCAGAAAATATACAActttattgtttcattttctg GTGTTTAATACGACATCCTCTCATGAACCTTTATCTGGAAATACAGTGAATGGGAGCATCGAGGGACAGCTTGCAGATACCGTCTCAGGTCCCTCCTGGTATTTTACATCTATTGATGCTGTGCCCAAGCATGGCACAGTCGGGTTACACTCCCATAACAGATGGGGAACACAGATGGCTTTCTCCAGAACTGTTCATTCATTTGAAGTGAAAGAAGACACACTACCAG GAACAGTTGTGGGAAAGGTGGAAACGGTGTTTGACGGTCTCACGCCTATCACGTACTCAGTGCAGGAGGATGACGGGGAGAACCTGTTCCTCCTCAGCCCCTTCTCGGGGGAGTTCCTATTGTCCCGCAGCCTGGATTTCGAAGCACAAAGATTCTACATACTCACTGTGGTGGTGCAGCAGGGGGATTCACAGGTTTCCAGTGTCAGGGTGTACTTCAATGTACTAGATGTAAACGACAACCCCCCTGTTTTCAGTCAGGATGCCTTTTCTGCGTCATTGCTGGAAGACACACGGGTTGGCACTTGCttcctgtttttaaatgtgtcgGATAAAGATGATGGTAAGTGCAAAAGTACGATTTAA